In the genome of Globicephala melas chromosome 7, mGloMel1.2, whole genome shotgun sequence, one region contains:
- the RETREG2 gene encoding reticulophagy regulator 2, whose amino-acid sequence MASGGGGGAGNTGAGGGSGLGLSLGLGLSLGMGEATGEAEEEAATAEAVGRLATALWLRLRGWEAVLAAAQRLLVWEKPLHSLVTAAALNGLFWLLSSSSLRPFFLLSISLLAYFLLDLWQPRFLPDISASSPEEPHSDSEGAGSGARPHLLSVPELCRYLAESWLTFQIHLQELLQYKRQNPAQFCARVCSGCAVLAVLGHYVPGIMISYIVLLSILLWPLVVYHELIQRMYTRLEPLLMQLDYSMKAEADALHHKHDKRKRQGKNAPPGGDEPLAETESESEAELAGFSPVVDVKKTALALAITDSELSDEEASILESGGFSVSRATTPQLTDVSEDLDQQSLPSEPEEALSRELGEGEETDLAPPEDLLGSPQALSRQDLDLEEEEDVASKETLLRLSSPLHFVNTHFNGAGSPTDGVMLSPGGPVETPSPEAVSGDLITPPSALSPLLCLAENDPAPTPSVLPPLPQDSPQPLPAPEEEEALTTEDFELLDQGELEQLNAELGLGPETFPEPADAPPLGPNTPSLVQSAQEAQAMAEP is encoded by the exons ATGGCGAGTGGCGGTGGCGGTGGCGCTGGTAACACCGGCGCAGGTGGGGGCTCGGGGCTGGGCCTGAGCCTCGGCCTGGGCCTGAGCCTAGGCATGGGTGAGGCCACCGGCGAGGCGGAGGAGGAGGCTGCCACGGCCGAGGCGGTGGGACGCCTGGCCACGGCTCTGTGGCTGCGGCTCCGCGGCTGGGAGGCGGTGCTGGCGGCAGCGCAGCGGCTGCTGGTGTGGGAGAAGCCGCTGCACAGCCTGGTCACGGCGGCCGCGCTCAACGGCCTCTTCTG GTTGCTGTCTTCTTCCTCCCTACGGCCCTTCTTCCTACTCAGCATCTCACTTTTGGCCTATTTTCTGTTGGATCTCTGGCAGCCTCGCTTCCTCCCTGACATCTCAG CATCATCCCCAGAGGAGCCACACTCTGACAG TGAGGGTGCGGGGTCAGGCGCCCGGCCGCACCTGCTGAGTGTGCCCGAGTTGTGCAGATACCTGGCTGAGAGCTGGCTCACCTTCCAGATTCACCTGCAGGAGCTGCTGCAGTACAAGAGGCAGAATCCAGCTCAG tTCTGTGCTCGCGTCTGCTCTGGCTGTGCTGTGCTGGCTGTGCTGGGACACTATGTTCCGGGGATTATGATTTCCTACATTGTCT TGCTGAGCATCCTGCTGTGGCCCCTGGTGGTTTATCATGAGCTGATCCAGAGGATGTACACTCGTCTGGAGCCCCTGCTCATGCAGCTGGACTACAGCATGAAGGCGGAAGCTGATGCCCTGCATCACAAACACGACAAGAGGA AGCGGCAGGGGAAGAATGCACCCCCCGGAGGTGATGAGCCACTGGCGGAGACAGAGAGTGAGAGCGAGGCAGAACTGGCTGGCTTCTCCCCAGTG GTGGATGTGAAGAAAACAGCCCTGGCTTTGGCCATTACAGACTCAGAGCTGTCAGATGAGGAGGCTTCTATTTTGGAAAGTGGTGGCTTCTCCGTATCCCGGGCGACGACTCCACAACTAACTGACGTGTCGGAGG ATTTGGACCAGCAGAGCCTGCCAAGTGAGCCAGAGGAGGCCCTGAGTCgggagctgggggaaggagaggagacagaCCTGGCCCCTCCCGAAGACCTGCTGGGCTCCCCTCAGGCCCTCTCAAGGCAAGACTTGGacttggaggaggaagaagatgtgGCATCCAAGGAAACCTTGCTTCGGCTCTCATCCCCCCTTCACTTTGTGAACACGCACTTCAATGGGGCGGGGTCTCCCACAGATGGAGTGATGCTCTCCCCTGGAGGACCAGTGGAGACACCGAGCCCAGAGGCAGTGAGTGGTGATCTCATCACTCCACCTAGCGCCCTGTCACCCCTACTTTGCCTTGCTGAAAATGACCCGGCCCCTACCCCCTCAGTACTCCCGCCTCTTCCCCAGGActcaccccagcccctgcctgcccccgAGGAAGAAGAGGCACTCACCACTGAGGACTTCGAATTGCTGGATCAGGGGGAGCTGGAGCAGCTGAATGCAGAGCTGGGGTTGGGGCCAGAGACATTCCCAGAGCCTGCTGATGCTCCCCCGCTAGGGCCCAATACCCCGTCTCTGGTACAGTCAGCCCAAGAGGCTCAGGCCATGGCAGAGCCATGA
- the CNPPD1 gene encoding protein CNPPD1, whose amino-acid sequence MDLAGLLLDEEGTFSLTGFQDFTFLPGHQKLSARIRRRLYYGWDWEADCSLEELSSPVADIAVELLQKAAPSPIRRLQKKYVAHVSREACISPCAMMLALVYIERLRHRNPDYLQHVSSSDLFLISMMVASKYLYDEGEEEEVFSDEWGAAGGVAVPTLNALERGFLSAMDWRLYTDPREIFEVLSWLESCVAEQQGRRRGWYTYTDLCVLLEQPAWHLALGSLCQWLAKVSCLLAMAYVSSVALAVASMAVIHQSLGQSCSPPPGPPDLGLASRCLSEPCIPASVPRCLPSPANVSSCLEVDVGPRPLWGSLLASRAPPPLPPPAAPAPLALLHSCPLCQKLQKDSPACRTCHHPNHTVPTGPPSPRYHSHGLAPPWPWSPTPPLLPQPQQCSLFGIMELARLKSFIFPG is encoded by the exons ATGGACCTGGCCGGGCTCCTGCTGGACGAAGAAGGCACATTCTCCCTCACCGGCTTCCAGGACTTCACG TTCCTCCCAGGACACCAGAAGCTGAGTGCTCGGATCCGAAGGAGACTCTACTATGGCTGGGACTGGGAAGCTGATTGTAGCTTGGAGGAGCTCTCCAGCCCTGTGGCAG ACATCGCTGTGGAACTGCTCCAGAAGGCAGCCCCCAGTCCTATTCGCAGGCTTCAGAAGAAATATGTAGCCCATGTGTCCCG GGAGGCATGCATTTCCCCGTGTGCTATGATGCTAGCTCTGGTGTACATTGAGCGGCTCCGGCATCGAAACCCAGACTACCTACAGCATGTGTCATCGtctgacttgttcctgatctccaTG ATGGTGGCCAGTAAGTACCTCTATgatgaaggggaggaggaggaagtctTCAGTGATGAATGGGGAGCTGCTGGGGGTGTGGCCGTGCCCACTCTCAATGCCCTGGAGAGGGGTTTCCTGAGTGCCATG GATTGGCGTCTCTACACTGACCCTCGGGAGATCTTTGAGGTGCTGAGCTGGCTGGAGAGCTG CGTGGCTGAGCAGCAGGGCCGCCGGCGGGGCTGGTACACCTACACAGACCTGTGTGTGCTGCTGGAGCAGCCTGCCTGgcatctggccctgggctcccTCTGCCAGTGGCTGGCAAAG GTGTCCTGCCTGTTAGCTATGGCATATGTGAGCAGTGTGGCCCTGGCTGTGGCATCGATGGCCGTAATACACCAGTCCTTGGGGCAGTCCTGTAGCCCCCCACCTGGCCCCCCAGACCTTGGACTGGCCTCCAGGTGCCTTTCGGAACCCTGCATACCTGCTTCGGTGCCACGGTGCCTGCCTTCTCCTGCTAACGTCTCCAGCTGCCTGGAGGTCGACGTAGGGCCGCGTCCACTCTGGGGCAGCCTTCTGGCCTCACGGGCACCGCCACCATTGCCTCCCCCGGCTGCTCCGGCTCCTCTCGCTCTTCTCCACAGCTGCCCCCTTTGCCAGAAGCTCCAGAAGGACTCCCCAGCCTGCCGTACCTGCCACCACCCCAACCATACCGTCCCCACTGGGCCCCCCAGCCCCCGGTACCACTCCCACGGCCTGGCTCCCCCCTGGCCTTGGAGCCCGACGCCCCCGCTGCTCCCACAGCCCCAGCAGTGTTCCCTCTTCGGCATCATGGAACTGGCCCGCCTTAAGTCTTTCATTTTTCCAGGCTAG